Proteins encoded within one genomic window of Lysinibacillus sphaericus:
- a CDS encoding ABC transporter permease, producing the protein MMERFYNPVLVKELKLRFRSFKSFSGLMFYLAVICIFIAGFLLLTTEFTGKGFFRPDTSFMMFAVLTILQMALVLFITPSLTAGAISSEREKQTLNILLTTTQSSTQIIIGKLLSSVAFLVLMLVAGLPLYSLVFLFGGVSPSQLISIFLFYLLTVVAIGSVGVMFSTITKKTIVAMIATYGSIIFLGGITAFFFFLSMAFHQMGNTIATSSSFMTYFWASINPGALMLTLISPSMGDALAELSGIDIPVWITYLLIYVLIIVLSLTIAIKKLRANMKSNR; encoded by the coding sequence ATGATGGAAAGGTTTTATAATCCCGTCCTTGTAAAAGAATTGAAGTTACGCTTCCGTTCTTTTAAAAGTTTTTCTGGTTTAATGTTTTATCTAGCGGTGATTTGTATTTTTATTGCAGGTTTCTTACTGCTGACAACAGAATTTACAGGCAAAGGGTTTTTTAGACCTGATACAAGTTTTATGATGTTTGCCGTACTAACAATATTGCAAATGGCACTCGTTCTTTTCATTACACCGAGTTTAACTGCTGGGGCAATTAGTAGTGAACGAGAAAAACAAACGTTAAATATTTTATTAACAACAACACAAAGCTCGACACAAATTATTATTGGTAAATTATTATCTTCGGTAGCATTTTTAGTATTGATGTTAGTCGCAGGGCTACCATTGTATAGTTTAGTCTTTCTATTTGGTGGGGTGTCCCCTTCCCAACTAATTTCAATCTTTTTATTTTACCTATTAACAGTTGTTGCAATCGGTAGCGTTGGGGTTATGTTTTCAACTATTACGAAGAAAACGATTGTTGCTATGATTGCTACGTATGGCTCCATCATTTTCTTAGGGGGAATTACAGCATTTTTCTTCTTCCTATCAATGGCATTCCATCAAATGGGCAATACGATTGCTACAAGCTCATCCTTTATGACGTACTTCTGGGCTTCGATTAATCCAGGTGCATTAATGCTTACGCTTATTTCGCCCTCTATGGGAGATGCGTTAGCAGAGCTAAGTGGCATTGATATACCGGTATGGATAACCTACTTACTAATTTATGTTTTGATTATTGTGTTAAGTTTAACGATTGCGATTAAGAAATTACGTGCCAATATGAAAAGTAATCGATGA
- a CDS encoding ABC transporter ATP-binding protein, protein MIEIRDLTKKYGAFTALDHLNLSLEEGVVFGFVGANGAGKSTTFSILATLLSPTSGDALINGKSVIKEPKEVRKQIGYMPDFFGVYDQLKVDEYLDFYGASYGIGAQERKVLIPQLLELVNLTNKRFEYVDLLSRGMKQRLCLARALIHDPKVLILDEPASGLDPRARVEMRDILRNLKSMGKTILISSHILPELAEMCDEIGVIDNGKLIAHGNVASIQAQLQGEKRIVIKVSDCLQEVRAFLEEDPLISSIDVMDNRLEIAFNYRGTDQEQIVLLKKAMLADLPIYALSEEEKDLEDVFMAITKGADSQ, encoded by the coding sequence ATGATAGAGATTCGTGATTTAACGAAAAAATACGGCGCTTTCACAGCACTAGATCATTTAAATCTATCACTGGAGGAAGGTGTAGTATTTGGCTTTGTAGGGGCTAATGGTGCCGGAAAATCGACAACGTTTTCGATTTTAGCTACATTGCTATCCCCAACTTCAGGCGATGCATTGATCAATGGAAAAAGTGTGATTAAGGAACCGAAAGAAGTTCGGAAACAAATAGGCTATATGCCAGATTTCTTTGGTGTGTACGATCAACTTAAAGTAGATGAGTATTTAGACTTTTATGGGGCGAGTTATGGCATTGGCGCGCAGGAGCGTAAAGTTCTTATACCGCAGTTATTAGAGTTAGTTAATTTAACGAATAAACGTTTTGAATATGTTGATTTACTATCGCGTGGGATGAAGCAACGCCTTTGTTTAGCACGAGCTCTGATTCATGATCCAAAGGTCTTAATATTGGATGAACCTGCTTCAGGCCTAGATCCACGCGCACGAGTAGAGATGCGAGATATTTTAAGAAATTTAAAATCCATGGGGAAAACTATTTTAATCTCCTCGCATATTTTGCCAGAGCTAGCGGAAATGTGTGATGAAATCGGCGTTATTGATAATGGTAAATTGATTGCACATGGCAATGTTGCTTCCATTCAAGCTCAGCTACAAGGTGAAAAGCGAATCGTTATCAAAGTATCAGATTGTTTACAAGAGGTACGCGCATTTTTAGAGGAAGATCCATTAATTTCTTCAATAGATGTTATGGACAATCGTTTAGAAATTGCTTTTAACTATCGCGGCACAGATCAGGAACAAATAGTATTACTGAAAAAAGCGATGCTTGCAGATTTACCAATTTATGCATTAAGCGAGGAAGAAAAAGATTTAGAAGACGTCTTTATGGCGATTACGAAGGGAGCGGACAGTCAATGA